ACATTTGCAGACTACCCGAGGATAGAGGATGAAGCGAAATTAATGGCAGAAGAACAGGGAATAAGTTATCTCTGGAATGAAACGACGTTAAGGGATGCCACCGAGGAAGATGAGAAGAGGATTCAGCAGCTCTGGATAGTGAGGAAGCCACTGCGGGGAATGGGGACTGGGCTGCAAAGTTGGGGATCAATCTCTTCTACAGTGCCAGCCTTAGCCGTTCTCATCTTTACAGTAAGCAGATGGCATACAATTCTGTTATATACAATGCATTTGGTCGTACTTCTCCGGCTAGCTCGCCCACAAGAATTGATGTCTATGGGAGGAGATCTGGCAAGCAGAAAAAGGTAGTGGCAGGGAAATGGTGCGGTAAAGTCTGGATGTCGAATCAAGTTCATCCCTATCTAGCAAAAAAGAAccctgaagaagaagaacacaGGCGCTTCTATGTTCCTTTGCCTCCAGAGGACCAATTCTCTGAGTTTGAATTAATCCCTGAGGAGGATGATTATCAGAACCCCCCAATTGGAATTGATCGGCAGCAACATGCTGAATGGTTTGAGGAGCAGCTGGAAGCTGATCTCAAATGGTCTTTTGCTTTGAATGGGTACGTACGCCTTCAAGTATTCAAATTGGAATTTCTGCTGCAAGGtgaatcaaattcaaatcaattccGAGAGAAATCACAACATGCAAAAGAAATCATCAGTTCATTTTGTACAATACTAGTACTGGTtttgattctctctctctctctctctctctctctctctctctctctctctcagtgtGCATGCAGCAACAAGCGATTTCCAAGACATAGTTCTTTTGGACACAAAGCGATTTGGAAAGGTTGGCTAGCTATCACAATAAGGACTCTAAATCACACACACATATCAATTAATTGGTCACTGatatttttctctccttttgtgTTGTTGTTGGTATTTAGGCTCTGGTGATCGATGGGAAGTTGCAGAGTGCTGAAAGAGTTGAGTTTATTTACCATGAATGCTTGGTTCATCCTGCTCTTTTACTACATGACAAGTACATATGCGAATATATTTTTAGCTTAGCTtaatccttttttcttttttctttttcccttttgtgtCTTATTTCTGTGTAATTGGTTTCAGCCCAAAAACAGTATTTATAATGGGAGGTGGCGAAGGGTCAACAGCAAGAGAGTCACTAAAGCACAAAGATGTAGATAAAGTTATCATGTGTGACATTAATCAGGAGTGATGTTTCTCAAAACATATATGAGATTTACCGTTTAAGTGAAAGTTAAATGTATCTTGCTTTCATCCAAATCTGTAAGGTGTTGCTTAACATGAATATTGCAGATGATCTTCCATCTTGCTTTCATTCaaatagaaattttaaaagtaacgccgagcggctatatacttcataaatagaaaatttaataGTATGGCCTcgcggctatacgatttaaatataaattttaacgGTATAGCCGATTGGCTATACTccataaatagaatattttaacagtatagccgattggctatactctataaatataatttttagtAGAAACTAGCAAAGGTGCCCGCGCGATGCTGCGGGTTTTAAAACTGTCTGAAATGTGTACAAAGTTATGAAAATATGTAGCAAGTTTaagttagaaaataaaaaataacatgttttatatGTTGCTTGTTATCTTCAAATATTgatcatattttattaaaccAAGCAGCAATCAAAATATCAACAGTTGAGCTGCTCTTTGTTCAAAGAGTTTGGACACGTCTTTACATATATGCTATTGGTGGGGGAATGGGATTTTTCTGCCTTGATGTCTGTTGAAAAGGGATCTATTTCTTGCTGGCTCTACTGTAGAAGTGGTTTCTGTTGAATGAAGGCAATAACAATTATCACATAATTAAGTTAAAAAATCAACATGACAAACAACAATTTAGATACATCAAGCATTCTATTAATATGATGGACAAAGGTATAAACTCAGTTTATTTAATCAATTGATAACAAATTTAGAACCGTgacaatttattaaataggcaaaaaaatcaattgcaTAAACCACAATTTAAATACGCCAAGCATTGTACGAACCTGGTGGACAAAAGTATAATTTCAGTCATTGCACAAATTATTAAATACCTATAACATAATGAAACCAAAAGAtccaaaatttaataaaatcaaaccaaatacCCATAACAGAATCAAACCTTGCGCAAGTTTGTTGTACGGAAGCAGAGAAAATCTATAGACACCCATGGTCAAAACTGATACATATATTGCCATTTATAGACTAAGTTAATCCAATGAAGAAGTAAGCTGATATAGTACAAAAATAAACTGTATTGCCATTTATGTCACAACACCTACAAATCTTAGTAGAATAACACTTGGTTCCACTTGAAATTTGTAGCAGAATACCTACAACTCAATAGAATAACACTTGGTTCCACTTGAAATTTGTAGCACAATACCTACAACTcaagaaatataaaatgatGTGATTAGCCTATATGGTAGATTGCAGAATTAATGATAAGAGTTGATCAATAAGACTTGTGTTAACTGTgagaaattaatattcaagCAAATTCATAGGTTAAAATCAAGTTTGtaacaaattattaaaaatggTATAATAGCAGTTGGCTATGaccaaatttaaaagaaaattcctaAAAAAAGGATGAAATACCAAACTTTCATTCAAATCaagaaacacaaataaaacatTTTGGACAAAAATTTAACAACTTTGAGCATAATATTTTGAGACATTCCACAATAAAACATTTTAGCTCTCTATTAAATACTTTAGAGGGAGCCACTAGGagtcttttctctctcctcaaatTTAAGAGCTCCTAGATGACTCCCTATTTTAAGAGGtggatagggagcatggttggagttaCATTTTTACGATttctccctaaaatttgtctaaggatCGAGGTGGTTTAGGGAGCCCATTATGAATGCTCTAAGTGAACAAAAAGTTTCGAACACGCCAATCATCAATCGTTTTGGGATATCTTTTCCTACAAGcttttggatttctttttctctcctctttcctATATAACTTTTATTTGATGTAGGAAACTTGGGACCAAAGAAACTAGTTGAACAAGTCCCTAGGTTAGGTGGATAGGAAATTAGTAAGCGTCAGAATTTGTTTcgagtttagggtttaggattACACGAGAAACGAGAAAcgagaaacaaagaaaattacatTCCTTTTCACAAACAAGAATGCTAAATTCAAACTCGCTCTTTATcaacatacatacatacatacatgtggctttgtttttctttcctgtTTTATGCCTGTGTCAATCACTCTacgaaaacaaaatttcaaaagatcCCAGAAGCTCATCTCCCCACctctaagagcaactccacccatttgcctcttgccatggcaaaggaggaggcaaccactattcaagtgaatagtggttgcccttgcaaataatattgtgtgtttccacccattgccatggcaaaggacaattactattcatttttttgtttttttcacaaatttgtttacctaaacaattaatttggataatatttttgggtttgtacgtgtcaatatttattataaaattcatatctcaatcggataaaattttggtatttatagaaaaaaaaaaatcagtaattttttttcatttttttattacacaaaaattggctgctgttggattggagaaaaaacTCTGATCGGAGAGCCCAGAGCGCGACACGTGGACTTTAGCGGCATTGTAGCGCGAGCACTGTAGCACTGACGTCAGCACCAAAACGAGAGCTGGAGCTCGGGCCAACCCAGGTTGCTAGGTCCCACCTTGCACCTGGGCTTGGGCTCCTCGCTGGAAACagattttgacatttttttccCCCAGCCCGAAGCTCTGTCATGCcgctggagttgctctaacggaagaaagaaaaccaaagttttaatttattttctctctgcaCTATCTAAAACCAAAGCTTTACTACTTCTCTCTTAATTTGCTCGCTTTTTTTGGGGGTTATTTTCTTACAAATTGGAAATTACACCGACTCTCTGACCGGAAAAGTTTAGAAACCTAAGAAGTAACAAgacaaagaacaaaacaaaccaaatgcaaacaagaacaagaTGAAACTAAAATCTTGCCATCTCCATCGGCCCCTCAGATTGACTCTCTCAGAATCCGATTGCAGCTTCGAAACTTGATGGGGCTGATTCCCAAGACTAACCACATTAGCACTAGAATcttcaaaattgtaaaatatgaGTTTTTCATCGCGCCCTTTTGTAAGTGCAATATCACTGTTGTAAAGTGCTGCAAGAGGAGGAATATAGCCCTCCACTTGTTTAAACACTTTATTGCTCAATGTCCatgtcttcctcttcctccatAACTTTTTCTCATGATTTTCCATAACCCACAAGTCCATGACCTCCCCTTCACAGATGATCAATGCAAGCCTACCTTGGTACTCCACGAGTTTTTTGTAATCAAAACGGTCACTCTCCTCCATCGGAGTTGGTAAATCGAAAATCTCCCAACTCTCTTTATCATCTTCGTAATAAAAAGCAAACACTTGGTTGCTCCTCGCAAGTCGAACAAGCCAGTAGAACGCGCCGCATGATGTTACATAAGGCTGGTCGATGCCCAATAAAACACAATAGGGTAAACTAACATTCTTCAACCGCTTCCATGCCCAAGTGTTTGAATCAAACACCTCACATGTCATGTTATAGTACTGTCTTGACTTGAACTTCGAGAAAGGATACTTGTGGCTCGAGAACCGAATAATCTTGTACCTTAAAGGCTTCGAACTCAACACAGCCATGGCACTCATTGAAGTCAAGAACCTAGTCTTTGGATTTGGTAACTTTTCCCATTGTAGAGTGGTAGGTTTGCACACATAATAATCACGAACCACGCTGACATTTTGGTTCACACAAAACACTAGGCCTTGACTCACGGCTTCAATTTTGACAGGGACAGGCAAGAAGTCGAGAATTGCGTGTGACAAATTCTTGTTGGCCTTGTTATCTACAGACACAAACGTTTGTATGTGCTTCCCGTCGATCTGGCTCTGGCTCTGAATTAAAAACCCCGATACGGAGTCGCTTCTCTTGCAAAAAGATTTCCAGAACCTTGAGTCATATGTGATGTGGTTCCAGTCCTTTGAAACCAGCCTGCACCGGCCTAGGCTCTCGAGTGATGTTCGTGTTAGAATGTgatcaaaaaatatttctgaAGGAAGAGATGGTAGTGGTGAGGCCATTGGATCGACTGAGACTTGGATTCGAATTCTCTActgatttttttggtgttgatCATGTTCTTATCAGGATTTCTTTTACTACCAAATTTATTGATTTAAGTGTTTGATTTGATGTTGGAAACTTGGTTTTAGGAAATTAATGAGAGTAAGATAAGATATGTTTCCCATGTTGATttaggagaagaaaaataaattaagcaaGAATAAGGTACGCTAGCTGGGTTTGTTTGGTTGCGGAAAT
Above is a genomic segment from Prunus dulcis chromosome 7, ALMONDv2, whole genome shotgun sequence containing:
- the LOC117635499 gene encoding F-box protein At5g49610-like encodes the protein MASPLPSLPSEIFFDHILTRTSLESLGRCRLVSKDWNHITYDSRFWKSFCKRSDSVSGFLIQSQSQIDGKHIQTFVSVDNKANKNLSHAILDFLPVPVKIEAVSQGLVFCVNQNVSVVRDYYVCKPTTLQWEKLPNPKTRFLTSMSAMAVLSSKPLRYKIIRFSSHKYPFSKFKSRQYYNMTCEVFDSNTWAWKRLKNVSLPYCVLLGIDQPYVTSCGAFYWLVRLARSNQVFAFYYEDDKESWEIFDLPTPMEESDRFDYKKLVEYQGRLALIICEGEVMDLWVMENHEKKLWRKRKTWTLSNKVFKQVEGYIPPLAALYNSDIALTKGRDEKLIFYNFEDSSANVVSLGNQPHQVSKLQSDSERVNLRGRWRWQDFSFILFLFAFGLFCSLSCYFLGF